A genomic region of Prosthecobacter algae contains the following coding sequences:
- a CDS encoding SUMF1/EgtB/PvdO family nonheme iron enzyme codes for MSAHRPLTSALLALAAMPGLTAAAATKVDFHTQVKPILEAACTHCHGVDKDKGDFRLHTKEDMIKGNENGPGLTAGDLKKSAIYTTLILPAEDEMVMPPVKEGLLAANQIEVIKNWIEQGAEWPAGVTLEVKPRIDFVKHIQPILEQNCVSCHNPEKDKGDYILSTKKEAFESGENAPNIVAFDLAKSAVYHLTTLGADDDDLMPPAKSGGPLKKEEIAMLKGWIEQGAVWPEGVTLKAKEKGAAPTNNPDTMELVKKIHAKIVATAKEKTEADMKSYDAKVPKTGAPYSMVAIKGGEFLLGSPAGEANRADDEGPQVKVQIKPFWIGKYEVTWDEYEPFQLTAEGRNKDGSRKVWSPNDKPEDLISQPTPPYQPMDFGMGRNGFPAICMTQHAANKYCQWLSAQTGHFYRLPTEAEWEYAARAGTTTAYFFGDDPKDLGEYAWYFDNAPNFQYSTIGKKKPNPWGLYDIYGNVCEWTLDQYNEGTYKSLGNGAVGNKWVPSKTPYPHTARGGTYDDDAEFLRSASRRASEPAWKQQDPQLPKSIWYLTDATWLGFRIVRTLEIPTVEEMYSAWNNGVARE; via the coding sequence ATGTCAGCCCACCGCCCACTAACCTCTGCCCTTCTCGCCCTCGCTGCGATGCCCGGACTCACCGCGGCAGCCGCCACGAAGGTGGATTTCCATACCCAGGTCAAACCCATCCTCGAAGCTGCCTGCACGCACTGCCACGGTGTAGACAAAGACAAAGGCGACTTCCGTCTGCACACGAAGGAAGACATGATCAAGGGAAATGAAAACGGCCCAGGCCTGACAGCGGGCGACCTGAAAAAGAGTGCCATTTACACCACCCTCATCCTTCCAGCCGAAGATGAAATGGTGATGCCGCCAGTCAAAGAAGGCCTCCTGGCCGCCAACCAGATCGAAGTCATCAAAAACTGGATCGAACAGGGTGCCGAATGGCCCGCCGGTGTGACCCTGGAAGTGAAGCCTCGCATTGACTTCGTGAAGCACATCCAGCCCATCCTGGAACAGAACTGTGTGAGCTGCCACAACCCTGAAAAGGACAAAGGAGACTACATCCTCAGCACGAAAAAGGAAGCCTTCGAAAGCGGCGAAAACGCCCCTAACATCGTCGCCTTCGACCTAGCCAAAAGCGCCGTTTATCATCTCACCACCCTGGGTGCAGATGACGACGATCTCATGCCGCCGGCCAAAAGCGGCGGCCCCCTGAAGAAAGAAGAAATCGCCATGCTGAAAGGCTGGATCGAGCAAGGGGCCGTGTGGCCGGAAGGTGTGACCCTCAAGGCCAAAGAAAAAGGCGCCGCCCCCACCAACAATCCAGACACGATGGAACTGGTGAAAAAGATCCACGCCAAGATCGTCGCCACCGCCAAGGAAAAGACTGAGGCCGACATGAAGTCGTATGATGCCAAGGTGCCAAAGACGGGTGCTCCATACTCTATGGTGGCCATCAAGGGTGGTGAGTTCCTGCTTGGCAGCCCGGCAGGCGAAGCGAATCGTGCGGATGATGAAGGCCCGCAGGTGAAGGTGCAGATCAAGCCTTTCTGGATCGGCAAATACGAGGTGACATGGGATGAGTACGAACCCTTCCAGCTCACCGCTGAAGGCCGCAACAAGGATGGCAGCCGCAAAGTGTGGTCGCCTAACGACAAACCGGAAGACCTCATCTCCCAGCCGACCCCGCCCTACCAGCCGATGGACTTTGGCATGGGCCGCAATGGCTTCCCCGCCATCTGCATGACGCAGCACGCCGCCAACAAATATTGCCAGTGGCTCAGCGCCCAGACCGGCCATTTCTACCGCTTGCCTACCGAGGCTGAGTGGGAATACGCTGCCCGCGCCGGCACCACCACCGCCTACTTCTTTGGTGACGATCCGAAAGACCTCGGCGAATACGCCTGGTATTTCGACAACGCGCCTAACTTCCAATACAGCACCATCGGCAAGAAGAAGCCCAATCCCTGGGGCCTCTACGACATCTATGGCAACGTCTGCGAGTGGACGCTGGACCAATACAACGAAGGCACCTACAAAAGCCTGGGCAACGGAGCTGTGGGTAACAAGTGGGTTCCTTCCAAGACCCCCTACCCACACACTGCCCGTGGCGGCACCTACGATGACGATGCCGAATTCCTCCGCAGCGCCTCCCGCCGTGCTTCGGAGCCTGCCTGGAAACAGCAAGACCCGCAGTTGCCCAAGAGCATCTGGTATCTCACCGATGCCACCTGGCTGGGCTTCCGCATCGTCCGCACGCTGGAAATCCCCACCGTCGAGGAAATGTACTCCGCCTGGAACAACGGCGTAGCGCGCGAGTAA
- a CDS encoding HPF/RaiA family ribosome-associated protein translates to MIIQVNTDNHITGRQEFTAEAEAVVTDALSHVSDHVTRVEVHVHDENSKKSGPQDKRCMMEARLEGHPPIAVTHKAETIAFAMDGAAEKLKATLEHTLDRLQRH, encoded by the coding sequence ATGATCATCCAAGTCAATACCGACAATCACATCACGGGCCGTCAGGAATTCACGGCTGAAGCTGAAGCCGTCGTCACAGACGCTCTTTCTCATGTCAGTGACCACGTGACACGCGTGGAAGTTCATGTTCATGACGAGAACAGCAAAAAGAGCGGCCCTCAAGACAAGCGCTGCATGATGGAAGCACGGCTGGAAGGTCATCCGCCCATTGCCGTAACGCATAAGGCGGAAACCATCGCATTCGCCATGGACGGCGCTGCCGAAAAACTAAAGGCCACGCTTGAGCACACACTGGACCGCCTCCAGCGCCATTGA
- a CDS encoding right-handed parallel beta-helix repeat-containing protein: MKLLFLTASFFWILAPVLPAGLTLRSLGAKGDGVTDDRSAIEAALKQSAGQPVDGEGLTYAVHGSVHARVAVDLSNATLLQTMGAVDTAKFIRSTQNTTAPTVVPPESLTKMVNGVPLLRYDAVATYAEDPLVTGADLQAIRAMLNIRTLFIYGTDNQPVPVKLAKVKILRGNHAEAGMHSNSAGLYLVNAGPVTLKEIEITGDGKGAGLYLNRCAKVRMDGLNIHDIHWAPYAGDVTFSSEVLARDFGWNNSPMYDFDERAGRFIRVRVQEQLTGMTIGNSEDVEIINSRIERIGTRIDGKFLPWQADGVTVGGVKGLVMRDCVITNTWEGIDLTGKGVDGFVQENIRISDSFAYGFKYAHPQKNGKVINCTSERAGYRSFTIGSESENIEFINCAALETGVQGYWVRPGRPSNGIAGFELGFGDGLSPRNITLKNCRAENVQFPQAMEFGFSTSDRARNPELNIRLINPKTVGATIRAIDGFKAE; this comes from the coding sequence ATGAAATTGCTTTTTCTCACCGCCTCCTTCTTTTGGATTCTCGCCCCCGTGCTGCCCGCAGGGCTGACGCTGCGTTCGCTCGGGGCGAAGGGCGATGGTGTGACGGATGATCGTTCGGCCATTGAGGCTGCTTTGAAGCAAAGCGCCGGCCAGCCGGTGGATGGCGAGGGGCTGACCTATGCCGTGCATGGCTCCGTCCACGCCCGTGTGGCGGTGGATCTGAGCAACGCCACTCTCCTGCAAACAATGGGCGCTGTGGACACGGCGAAGTTTATCCGCTCCACTCAAAACACCACGGCTCCCACGGTGGTGCCGCCAGAGTCTTTGACCAAGATGGTCAATGGAGTGCCGCTGCTGCGCTATGATGCCGTGGCCACCTATGCCGAAGATCCGCTGGTGACTGGGGCCGATCTGCAGGCCATTCGCGCGATGCTAAACATCCGCACGCTTTTCATCTATGGCACCGACAACCAACCGGTGCCGGTGAAGCTGGCCAAGGTGAAAATCCTGCGTGGCAATCACGCCGAGGCTGGCATGCACTCGAACTCTGCCGGACTCTATCTGGTGAATGCAGGCCCAGTCACGCTGAAGGAGATCGAGATCACTGGCGATGGCAAGGGGGCAGGCCTCTACCTCAACCGCTGTGCGAAGGTGCGGATGGATGGGCTGAACATCCATGACATCCATTGGGCCCCGTATGCAGGAGATGTGACGTTTTCCAGCGAGGTGCTGGCCCGTGACTTTGGCTGGAACAACAGCCCCATGTATGATTTTGATGAGCGTGCCGGGCGCTTCATCCGCGTGCGGGTGCAGGAGCAGCTTACCGGCATGACGATTGGCAATTCCGAAGATGTAGAGATCATTAACTCACGGATCGAGCGGATCGGTACCCGCATTGATGGCAAGTTCCTGCCTTGGCAGGCCGATGGCGTGACCGTGGGCGGTGTGAAGGGACTGGTGATGCGGGACTGCGTGATCACGAATACCTGGGAGGGCATTGATCTCACAGGCAAAGGTGTGGATGGCTTTGTACAAGAGAACATCCGCATCAGCGACAGTTTCGCTTACGGCTTCAAGTACGCGCATCCGCAAAAGAACGGCAAAGTCATCAACTGCACTTCGGAGCGCGCAGGCTACCGCAGTTTCACCATCGGGTCCGAGAGCGAGAACATCGAATTCATCAACTGTGCTGCTTTGGAAACTGGAGTGCAGGGTTACTGGGTGCGCCCTGGTCGGCCTTCTAACGGCATCGCAGGATTTGAACTCGGCTTCGGTGATGGTCTATCCCCGCGCAACATCACTCTCAAAAACTGCCGCGCTGAAAACGTGCAGTTCCCGCAGGCGATGGAGTTTGGTTTTTCAACCAGTGACCGTGCGCGAAACCCTGAGCTGAACATCCGGCTGATCAATCCCAAGACTGTCGGCGCGACCATCCGGGCGATTGATGGATTCAAAGCGGAGTGA
- a CDS encoding cysteine desulfurase family protein: protein MIYLDANATTPPDPAVIEAMLPFLSQHYGNASSSHAAGRFARRAMERARGQVAALIGAEAPEIIFTSGATESINAIHLSARHTWPDRPLLIISATEHPATLECAARWQAQGGQVKSIPVHSNGLLDMEALQAALVPGQTALVSMLWANNETGVIQPMAEIAALAHTAGALVHADAVQMVGKMPVDVHSVGVDYLSFSGHKMHTPKGIGALFVSHHAPFQPLIIGGGQERERRSGTENVPGIVALGKAAELALNSPANIRPLHDLLEQQLLAALPEVEIHSQSAPRLPTTSSIHFPGVDAAALLIRLDQKGIACSGGSACHTASLHPSHVLEAMGYDARHAASTLRLSLSRLSTEAEIPQAVQEIIAAVHHLRAQWDPSVVVTMA from the coding sequence ATGATCTACCTAGATGCCAATGCCACCACACCGCCTGACCCGGCGGTGATCGAGGCGATGCTGCCCTTTCTCTCCCAGCACTATGGCAATGCCTCCTCCTCCCATGCCGCAGGCCGCTTTGCCCGCCGAGCCATGGAACGGGCTCGTGGACAAGTGGCCGCTCTCATCGGTGCCGAAGCCCCAGAGATCATCTTCACCAGCGGTGCCACGGAGAGCATCAACGCCATCCATCTTTCGGCCCGTCACACCTGGCCAGATCGTCCGCTGCTGATCATCAGTGCCACCGAGCACCCGGCCACCCTGGAGTGCGCCGCACGCTGGCAGGCCCAGGGCGGCCAGGTGAAAAGCATTCCTGTACACTCGAATGGCCTGCTGGACATGGAGGCCCTGCAGGCTGCTCTCGTTCCCGGCCAAACCGCCCTCGTCTCCATGCTCTGGGCGAACAATGAAACGGGGGTGATCCAGCCCATGGCCGAGATCGCCGCCCTGGCCCATACTGCGGGAGCCCTGGTGCATGCGGATGCCGTGCAGATGGTAGGTAAGATGCCCGTTGATGTGCACAGCGTAGGCGTAGACTACCTCAGCTTCAGCGGGCACAAGATGCACACGCCCAAAGGCATTGGCGCATTGTTTGTTAGTCACCACGCCCCCTTTCAGCCCCTGATCATCGGCGGTGGCCAGGAAAGGGAACGGCGCAGCGGCACGGAAAACGTCCCCGGCATCGTCGCCCTGGGAAAAGCGGCCGAACTGGCCCTGAACAGCCCTGCCAACATCCGTCCCCTGCACGATCTGCTAGAACAGCAGCTCCTCGCCGCCCTACCGGAGGTGGAAATCCACAGCCAGTCCGCTCCCCGCCTGCCCACCACCTCCTCCATTCATTTCCCTGGTGTGGATGCTGCCGCCCTACTCATTCGTCTGGATCAAAAAGGCATCGCCTGTTCCGGCGGCTCCGCCTGCCACACCGCCTCCCTGCACCCCTCTCACGTACTGGAGGCCATGGGATACGATGCACGCCATGCCGCCAGCACCCTGCGTTTGTCGCTCTCCAGGCTGAGCACCGAGGCCGAAATTCCCCAGGCTGTGCAGGAAATCATCGCCGCCGTCCACCACCTACGCGCCCAGTGGGATCCCTCGGTCGTCGTCACGATGGCGTGA
- a CDS encoding U32 family peptidase, whose product MPRPLHLPELLSPAGNWECARAAVANGADAIFFGLPRFNARMRADNFTAEDLPELMRFLHSHGVKGYCAFNVLIFTSELADAETQLRELEAAGVDAVIIQDLGLARMVKQLAPGLRLHASTQMTITSPEGLELANTLGIDQAVLARELSLRELERFQANDKPDVPLEVFVHGALCVAYSGQCLTSESLGRRSANRGECAQACRMPYEMVVDGELKDLGDKRYLLSPQDLAAVQEIPRLIELGIRSFKIEGRLKTPEYVAAVTRVYRKAIDAALADKDLSEIITEEDRYELEMTFSRGLYSGWMHGVNHQELVGAYYGKKRGYYVGVVRSVARDAIELEEIPDHLKNGDGVVFENLQDTNNEQGGRIYGQHGNWIEFQHGRLSTDLIAPGTRIFKTGDQALEQRLRQTFQGDIPLRKKQPLDLIISGKAGEPLVIEVKDQGVKVTSSILLEQALQRPLTQETLQNQLGRLGGTPFELGTLDLHLEGNVILPVSELNRMRRSLVSADLKFIGSAPVQRTPSTRSVTQMLAEVGSLVSAEHGTADASPSLHILCRDQQQIEAALEAGVAHLYVDFEDVRQYADAVKYVKENSSSRIYLATPRIQKSGEAGIFKLISRAEPHGVLIRNLGAIAFFRDAGIPITGDFSLNVANPLTADFLKQTGLERLTISYDLNIDQVLALIEGAPPSWFEITLHQHMPMFHMEHCAFAAFLSEGTDFTNCGRPCEKHKVRLRDRVGMEHPLKADVGCRNTLFNAVPQTGAQYFNGLMQTGLRHYRVELLEQTKDESLRIIRTYQSLLASQRGGEDIWRDLKAQSQLGVTRGTMAEMV is encoded by the coding sequence ATGCCCCGCCCCCTTCATCTGCCTGAACTCCTCTCCCCTGCCGGGAACTGGGAGTGCGCCCGTGCCGCCGTCGCCAATGGTGCCGACGCCATCTTCTTTGGCCTGCCCCGCTTCAATGCCCGCATGCGGGCAGACAACTTCACGGCTGAAGATCTGCCGGAGCTGATGCGCTTTCTCCACAGTCACGGAGTCAAAGGTTACTGCGCTTTCAACGTCCTCATCTTCACCAGCGAACTGGCCGATGCAGAAACCCAGCTCCGCGAGCTGGAAGCCGCCGGGGTGGATGCCGTCATCATTCAGGATCTCGGCCTCGCCCGCATGGTGAAGCAACTGGCCCCCGGTCTGCGCCTGCACGCCAGCACACAGATGACCATCACCTCCCCCGAGGGACTGGAACTGGCCAATACCCTGGGCATTGACCAAGCCGTGCTCGCCCGCGAATTGAGCCTGCGCGAGCTGGAGCGCTTCCAGGCCAATGACAAACCAGACGTCCCTCTGGAAGTCTTCGTCCACGGTGCGCTTTGCGTCGCTTACAGCGGCCAGTGCCTGACGAGCGAATCGTTAGGTCGCCGCAGTGCCAACCGTGGTGAGTGTGCCCAGGCCTGCCGCATGCCCTATGAGATGGTCGTGGATGGCGAGCTGAAGGACCTCGGCGACAAGCGCTACCTCCTCAGCCCCCAAGACCTCGCCGCCGTGCAGGAAATCCCGCGCCTCATCGAGCTGGGCATCCGAAGTTTTAAAATCGAAGGCCGCCTCAAGACCCCCGAGTACGTCGCCGCCGTCACCCGCGTTTACCGCAAGGCCATTGATGCTGCCCTCGCAGACAAAGACCTCAGCGAAATCATCACCGAGGAAGATCGCTATGAACTGGAGATGACCTTCTCCCGCGGCCTTTACAGCGGCTGGATGCATGGCGTGAACCACCAGGAACTGGTGGGTGCCTACTACGGAAAAAAGCGCGGTTATTATGTCGGCGTAGTCCGCTCCGTCGCGCGCGATGCCATCGAGCTGGAAGAAATCCCCGATCACCTCAAGAACGGCGACGGCGTCGTTTTCGAAAACCTCCAGGACACCAACAACGAGCAGGGCGGCCGCATCTATGGCCAGCATGGCAACTGGATCGAATTCCAGCATGGCCGTCTCAGCACGGATCTCATCGCCCCGGGCACCCGCATTTTCAAAACGGGGGATCAGGCCCTCGAACAACGCCTCCGCCAGACTTTCCAGGGTGATATTCCGCTGCGGAAAAAGCAGCCCCTGGACCTCATCATCTCCGGCAAGGCTGGAGAACCGCTGGTCATCGAAGTCAAAGATCAGGGCGTCAAGGTCACCTCCAGCATCCTGCTGGAGCAGGCCCTTCAACGACCGCTCACCCAGGAGACATTGCAAAATCAGTTAGGCCGTCTCGGCGGCACGCCCTTTGAACTCGGCACCCTGGACCTTCATCTGGAAGGCAACGTCATCCTGCCTGTCAGCGAACTGAACCGCATGCGCCGCTCCCTGGTGAGCGCCGACCTGAAGTTCATCGGCTCCGCCCCCGTGCAGCGAACTCCATCAACGCGCTCGGTCACACAAATGCTGGCGGAAGTGGGCAGCCTGGTTTCAGCCGAACACGGCACCGCAGACGCCTCCCCTTCCCTGCACATTCTCTGCCGTGATCAGCAGCAGATCGAGGCCGCTCTGGAGGCTGGCGTGGCTCATCTCTACGTGGACTTCGAAGACGTGCGCCAGTATGCCGATGCCGTGAAATATGTGAAGGAGAACAGCAGTTCCCGCATCTACCTCGCCACACCACGCATCCAGAAATCGGGCGAGGCAGGCATCTTCAAACTCATCAGCCGGGCCGAGCCCCACGGTGTGCTCATCCGCAACCTCGGAGCCATCGCCTTCTTCCGTGATGCAGGCATCCCCATCACCGGCGACTTCTCCCTGAACGTGGCCAATCCGCTCACTGCTGACTTCCTGAAGCAGACCGGCCTGGAGCGCCTGACCATCAGTTACGATCTCAACATTGACCAGGTCCTCGCCCTTATCGAAGGCGCACCACCATCCTGGTTTGAGATCACCCTGCACCAGCACATGCCCATGTTTCACATGGAGCACTGCGCCTTCGCCGCCTTCCTTTCCGAAGGCACGGACTTCACCAACTGCGGTCGCCCCTGCGAAAAGCACAAGGTGCGCCTGCGCGACCGTGTCGGCATGGAGCACCCGTTGAAGGCCGATGTCGGCTGCCGCAACACGCTCTTCAATGCCGTGCCGCAGACCGGAGCCCAATACTTCAATGGCCTCATGCAGACCGGCCTGCGCCACTACCGGGTGGAACTGCTGGAGCAGACCAAAGACGAGTCCCTGCGCATCATCCGCACCTACCAGTCACTCCTCGCCTCCCAGCGCGGGGGCGAAGACATCTGGCGGGATCTCAAGGCCCAGTCCCAGCTCGGGGTGACCCGTGGCACGATGGCGGAGATGGTCTAA
- a CDS encoding aminotransferase class V-fold PLP-dependent enzyme, whose product MLTESSRLRDFPTLQGITYLNTAAESIPPLSVGKALQDYWQDKTRGMRGREGHFAAVENCREISAKMLGLTTEEVSFCSCSSEAYNLLASALNLGAGDEVVVTDLDFPAGATPWLRAVQPPVVRLWKAAEGELNAADLAPLLNEKTKLVQVSLVSFFNGHRIAWTALHEAVRRLAPNALISVDITQAFGRVELNCPGADILISSTHKWTLGVHGGCIIGVPKRNAQRLTTHAGGWYHLSNAFDADRFDRAVTKHGALSFSVGMPNFAALYALNAALRYVDGVGVATISAHADPLVRELYEGLIALGLKPMCPLHVDLPTGIIAFMHERSGEIHAALEKADVHVMHSAGRIRLAAHGYNTQADVRRALEVLGSCMG is encoded by the coding sequence ATGCTTACCGAATCTTCCCGGCTCCGCGATTTTCCCACGCTGCAAGGCATCACTTACCTGAACACCGCCGCCGAGAGCATCCCGCCCCTGTCCGTAGGTAAGGCATTGCAGGACTATTGGCAGGACAAAACACGCGGGATGCGCGGGCGCGAAGGACACTTTGCCGCGGTGGAAAACTGCCGGGAGATCAGCGCCAAAATGCTGGGCCTGACGACGGAGGAGGTTTCCTTTTGCTCTTGCAGTTCGGAGGCCTACAACCTCCTGGCCAGTGCGCTGAATCTGGGAGCTGGGGATGAGGTGGTGGTGACGGATCTGGACTTTCCCGCTGGGGCGACTCCCTGGCTGCGGGCAGTGCAGCCGCCGGTGGTGCGCCTGTGGAAGGCTGCGGAGGGAGAGCTAAACGCGGCAGATTTGGCTCCATTGCTGAATGAAAAGACGAAGCTGGTGCAGGTCTCCCTGGTGAGCTTTTTCAATGGCCACCGCATCGCCTGGACGGCCCTGCATGAGGCCGTGCGCAGGCTGGCACCGAATGCGCTCATCTCCGTGGACATCACCCAGGCGTTTGGCCGTGTGGAGCTGAACTGTCCCGGTGCCGACATCCTCATCAGCAGCACCCACAAATGGACCCTGGGTGTACATGGAGGCTGCATCATCGGCGTGCCAAAACGGAACGCCCAACGTCTGACGACCCATGCGGGTGGCTGGTACCATTTGAGCAACGCCTTTGATGCGGACCGTTTTGACCGTGCCGTGACCAAGCATGGCGCGCTGAGTTTCTCCGTGGGCATGCCGAACTTTGCCGCGCTCTATGCCCTGAATGCCGCGTTGCGTTACGTGGATGGCGTAGGCGTGGCCACCATCTCGGCCCATGCGGATCCGCTGGTGCGGGAGCTTTATGAAGGTCTCATCGCGCTGGGTTTGAAACCCATGTGTCCGCTGCATGTGGACCTGCCTACGGGGATCATCGCCTTCATGCATGAACGCAGTGGCGAAATCCACGCAGCCCTGGAAAAAGCCGACGTGCATGTGATGCACAGCGCCGGGCGCATTCGCCTGGCCGCGCATGGCTACAACACGCAGGCCGATGTCCGGCGGGCTCTTGAGGTGCTGGGCTCCTGCATGGGATAA
- a CDS encoding PQQ-binding-like beta-propeller repeat protein — translation MMRLSLFLPFVLVSSGFAENWPEWRGVGGQGQSTAKGLPETWSETSGVAWKTELPGRGHSTPVAWGEHLWVTTALEKAAKPEDAERRLKANTGDQPVTVLDSVSLRAVCVDKASGKILHDIELLNVKEPQWVHQLNSYASPSPIIEEGRLYAHFGSFGTACLDTMTQSVLWRNQDVQIMHENGPGSTPVLWEDRLIIHFDGSDQQFIAAFDKATGKLVWKTTRTGEMRENPQQRKAYGTPLMVTMNGQPTVVSPAADWLYGYAPDTGKELWKLPYGELGFSMSVRPVADDSQVYISTCFGKSQVMAVKYAGLKTPEVAWRNNKNAPKMCSPVLAGDLLFYVDDGGIVSCVEVKTGEALYRERLGGKFSASPILADGKVYFASREGVVTVIPAAREFKILAQNTLDGGLMASPIALDGALYLRTDKALYRIAGK, via the coding sequence ATGATGCGTCTTTCCCTGTTCCTGCCTTTTGTCCTCGTTTCCTCCGGCTTTGCTGAAAACTGGCCCGAATGGCGTGGCGTAGGTGGCCAGGGGCAGAGCACGGCAAAGGGCCTGCCGGAGACCTGGAGCGAGACCAGCGGTGTGGCATGGAAGACCGAGCTGCCCGGGCGTGGCCACTCCACCCCCGTGGCCTGGGGCGAGCACCTTTGGGTGACGACGGCCCTCGAAAAGGCGGCGAAGCCGGAGGATGCCGAGCGCCGTCTGAAGGCGAACACCGGGGACCAGCCAGTCACGGTGCTGGATTCCGTCAGCCTTCGCGCTGTGTGTGTGGACAAGGCCAGCGGCAAGATCCTGCATGACATTGAACTGCTGAATGTGAAGGAGCCACAGTGGGTGCACCAACTGAACAGTTACGCCTCGCCCAGCCCCATCATCGAGGAGGGGCGGCTGTATGCGCACTTTGGCAGCTTTGGTACGGCCTGCCTGGACACGATGACGCAGAGCGTGCTGTGGCGGAACCAGGATGTGCAGATCATGCATGAAAACGGCCCTGGCTCCACGCCCGTGCTGTGGGAGGACAGGCTGATCATCCACTTCGATGGCAGCGACCAGCAGTTCATCGCCGCTTTTGACAAGGCCACCGGCAAGCTGGTGTGGAAGACCACGCGGACGGGTGAGATGCGGGAAAATCCACAGCAGCGCAAGGCTTATGGCACGCCGCTGATGGTGACGATGAACGGGCAGCCCACGGTGGTCAGTCCGGCGGCGGACTGGCTGTATGGCTATGCGCCGGATACTGGCAAGGAACTGTGGAAGCTGCCGTATGGGGAGCTGGGCTTTTCCATGTCCGTGAGGCCGGTGGCCGATGACAGCCAGGTTTACATCAGCACCTGCTTTGGAAAATCCCAGGTGATGGCCGTGAAGTACGCGGGCCTGAAGACCCCTGAAGTGGCCTGGCGTAACAACAAGAATGCCCCCAAGATGTGCTCACCCGTGCTGGCGGGGGATCTGCTGTTTTACGTGGATGACGGCGGCATCGTGAGCTGTGTGGAGGTGAAGACGGGCGAGGCTTTGTATCGCGAACGGTTAGGTGGAAAGTTCAGCGCCTCGCCCATCCTGGCCGATGGCAAGGTGTACTTCGCCAGCCGCGAAGGCGTGGTCACGGTGATCCCTGCTGCGCGTGAGTTCAAAATCCTGGCACAAAACACCCTGGACGGAGGCCTGATGGCCAGCCCGATTGCTCTGGACGGGGCGCTGTATCTGCGCACGGACAAGGCGCTGTATCGCATCGCCGGAAAGTAA
- the recO gene encoding DNA repair protein RecO, whose product MEKTEAILIGRTRYSETTLIVQWCSAEQGLFRTIAKGALRPKSAFAGLLDLFVSADISYTHSRSSDLHTLVEAHWQNPRLGLRSSYGRVLAATYLVKLVSLVVEPHAPIPAIHELLIKALDYLNDHDPSRALIERFELRLAEDLGLVGEGASSGGQAAHAIEDSFHRRLPVQRRQVLTWIEERPA is encoded by the coding sequence ATGGAAAAAACGGAGGCCATCCTGATCGGGCGCACACGCTACTCGGAGACGACGCTGATCGTCCAGTGGTGCAGTGCGGAGCAGGGGCTCTTCCGCACCATTGCCAAAGGGGCGCTGCGCCCCAAGTCCGCCTTCGCCGGCCTGCTGGATCTTTTTGTCTCCGCCGACATCAGCTACACCCACTCCCGCAGCAGTGACCTCCACACCCTCGTCGAGGCGCATTGGCAAAACCCACGCCTCGGCCTGCGCAGCAGTTACGGGCGCGTGCTCGCTGCTACTTATTTGGTTAAGCTCGTCTCTTTGGTGGTGGAACCGCACGCCCCCATTCCGGCCATCCATGAGCTGCTCATCAAGGCCCTGGACTATCTCAATGACCACGATCCGAGTCGGGCATTGATCGAGCGTTTTGAACTCCGCCTCGCGGAAGACCTGGGCCTGGTGGGCGAAGGGGCGTCTTCCGGGGGCCAGGCTGCGCATGCCATTGAGGACAGCTTTCACCGCCGCCTGCCCGTGCAGCGCAGGCAGGTGCTGACGTGGATTGAAGAACGCCCGGCCTGA